One Nocardioidaceae bacterium SCSIO 66511 genomic window carries:
- a CDS encoding aconitase X catalytic domain-containing protein, whose translation MYLEPGERAMLDGEDGPGVAMAMRVVTGLARASGAERLVEISSVHIDGCLYHGQAGVDFAERLVELGAHTRVPTTLNVGSLDLLHPGLVRTTTPHERDVATGGRRLAGAYATLGARPTWTCAPYQADLRPALGEHIAWAESNAIVFANSVLGARTDRYGDFLDVCAAVTGRAPYAGLHLDENRRAEVVLDCRGLGAVLDLDLAYPLLGYIAGGIAGTKNPVFVGLPPETSQDRLKALGAAAASAGGVALFHVVGVTPEAKTLEAALRGEPAARTEVITAERLSAARSELSTAGGDHLDAVSIGTPHASLAELASLANELRDGPPIHDGVAVYVSTGRTVLEQATRQGIVDVLEGSGVRIVVDTCTYVTSILDPSTRVVMTNSGKWAHYAPANLGVDVVLADLRECVASARAGRVTLDDGLLR comes from the coding sequence ATGTACCTCGAACCCGGCGAGCGCGCGATGCTCGATGGCGAGGACGGGCCCGGCGTTGCGATGGCCATGCGGGTCGTCACCGGGCTCGCGCGGGCGTCCGGCGCCGAGCGGCTGGTGGAGATCTCGTCCGTGCACATCGACGGGTGCCTTTACCACGGTCAGGCGGGCGTCGACTTCGCCGAGCGCCTGGTCGAGCTCGGCGCGCATACGAGAGTGCCGACGACGTTGAACGTCGGTTCGCTCGACCTGCTGCATCCGGGCCTGGTGCGAACGACGACACCGCATGAGCGAGACGTCGCAACTGGCGGTCGCCGCCTCGCTGGCGCGTACGCGACGCTCGGCGCCCGGCCGACCTGGACGTGCGCGCCGTACCAGGCCGACCTCCGACCGGCGCTCGGCGAGCACATCGCCTGGGCGGAGTCGAATGCGATCGTGTTCGCGAACTCCGTGCTGGGCGCGCGTACCGACCGCTACGGCGACTTCCTCGACGTGTGCGCCGCCGTCACCGGGCGCGCACCGTACGCCGGGCTCCACCTGGACGAGAACCGCCGCGCCGAGGTCGTGTTGGACTGCCGCGGTCTTGGAGCCGTGCTCGATCTCGACCTCGCGTACCCCTTGCTCGGCTATATCGCGGGCGGCATCGCCGGTACGAAGAACCCGGTTTTCGTCGGGCTACCGCCCGAGACGTCCCAGGACCGGCTGAAGGCGCTCGGCGCGGCGGCCGCTTCGGCAGGCGGCGTCGCGCTCTTCCATGTCGTCGGCGTGACGCCCGAGGCCAAGACCCTGGAAGCTGCTCTGCGCGGCGAGCCCGCGGCGCGTACCGAGGTGATCACGGCTGAGCGGTTGTCTGCTGCGCGGTCGGAGCTCAGCACCGCCGGCGGTGATCACCTGGATGCCGTCAGCATCGGCACCCCGCATGCCTCGTTAGCCGAGCTGGCGTCGCTGGCCAACGAGCTGCGCGACGGACCACCGATCCACGATGGGGTCGCGGTGTACGTGTCGACAGGTCGCACGGTGCTGGAGCAGGCGACCCGACAAGGCATCGTCGATGTGCTCGAAGGTTCCGGCGTACGCATCGTGGTCGACACCTGTACGTACGTCACGTCGATCCTCGACCCGAGCACGCGCGTGGTGATGACGAACTCCGGCAAGTGGGCGCACTACGCGCCCGCCAACCTCGGCGTCGACGTGGTGCTCGCGGATCTGCGGGAGTGCGTCGCGTCGGCCCGCGCGGGAAGGGTGACGCTCGATGACGGCCTCCTCCGTTGA
- a CDS encoding alpha/beta hydrolase, with product MPVSAGQVLPYRDYGGNGPHIVALHGHFGSSASFGALAAALDEKTARLTAPDQRGHGFAPRGSDASVESYLALLEAFVEHHISAPVTLFGHSMGGTHAMLLAERRPDLVGALVVEDQPMVVGSTVLDVTAWPRRWPSFLALAEDLRGRGIDDPSYFIRDALRFADGWGLGFDHDDMVESQRRLVGDYSRSWQAIQVPTLLIRGAESFILDGDMAAEMITMQPKAVLREFDGCGHWVHDDDPAGVAGAVREFIANAIR from the coding sequence ATGCCGGTCAGCGCCGGACAAGTACTGCCCTACCGCGACTATGGAGGCAACGGTCCACACATCGTTGCTCTGCACGGCCATTTCGGGAGCTCAGCGTCGTTCGGGGCACTGGCGGCCGCGCTGGATGAGAAGACGGCTCGGCTCACGGCGCCGGACCAGCGTGGCCACGGCTTCGCGCCGCGCGGAAGTGATGCAAGCGTCGAGTCGTACCTGGCCCTGCTCGAGGCGTTTGTCGAGCACCACATTTCAGCGCCGGTGACGCTTTTCGGTCATTCGATGGGTGGCACCCACGCCATGCTCCTCGCGGAGCGCCGTCCCGATCTGGTCGGGGCGCTCGTCGTCGAGGATCAGCCGATGGTCGTCGGCTCGACGGTCCTCGACGTCACCGCGTGGCCGAGACGCTGGCCATCATTTCTGGCGCTCGCTGAGGATCTGCGTGGGCGCGGCATCGATGATCCGAGCTACTTCATACGTGATGCCTTGCGGTTCGCCGATGGTTGGGGTCTCGGTTTCGACCACGACGATATGGTCGAGTCGCAACGCAGGCTCGTCGGTGACTACTCGCGGAGTTGGCAGGCAATCCAGGTACCGACCCTGCTCATTCGTGGTGCGGAGAGTTTCATCCTCGATGGGGACATGGCTGCCGAGATGATCACGATGCAGCCGAAAGCCGTGTTACGTGAGTTCGACGGGTGCGGGCACTGGGTCCATGACGATGACCCCGCCGGCGTCGCAGGCGCCGTACGCGAGTTCATCGCGAATGCGATCCGTTGA
- a CDS encoding gluconokinase, whose protein sequence is MSSSLMAPPRVVVMGVSGCGKTTVGRELAARLGVSYADADGFHTAASISKMSAHVALDDTDREPWLRAIGRWLCTQPDGGVVGCSALKRRYRDVLRHEVHGVWFLHLSGPEQVARARVRQRSGHFMPPEVVHTQYEALEPLMTDEPGRTVDFTASVDRLVGAALTSLGRHSKEEDSDTTRIQ, encoded by the coding sequence ATGTCATCATCTCTTATGGCTCCGCCGCGGGTTGTTGTCATGGGGGTGAGTGGCTGCGGCAAGACCACTGTCGGTCGCGAACTCGCGGCCAGGCTGGGTGTGTCGTACGCGGATGCGGACGGCTTCCACACCGCCGCGAGCATCTCGAAGATGTCGGCGCATGTTGCCCTCGATGACACCGACCGTGAGCCGTGGTTGAGGGCGATCGGTCGGTGGCTCTGCACACAGCCGGACGGTGGAGTGGTCGGATGCTCCGCGCTCAAGCGGCGTTATCGAGACGTTCTACGCCACGAGGTCCACGGCGTGTGGTTCCTCCACCTCAGTGGTCCAGAACAGGTCGCGAGGGCGCGCGTACGGCAGCGGTCCGGACATTTCATGCCTCCAGAGGTCGTACACACGCAGTACGAGGCACTCGAACCCCTCATGACCGATGAACCCGGCAGAACCGTCGACTTCACCGCCAGTGTGGATCGACTGGTCGGCGCGGCACTGACCTCGCTCGGCCGGCATTCGAAGGAAGAAGACAGTGACACAACACGTATCCAGTGA
- a CDS encoding DUF126 domain-containing protein has protein sequence MTASSVELTGTTLHNGVASGVVLELDGPLSFWGGVDESGRIVDRHHPQSGASVRRRVLAMTSGRGSSSSANVLAELLRTGNGPAGIVMTEPDAIVTLGAIVASELYEIAMPIVVLSSREYARLSDNALITVDASESTASLTQPSESFR, from the coding sequence ATGACGGCCTCCTCCGTTGAGCTCACGGGCACGACACTGCACAACGGCGTCGCATCGGGTGTCGTACTCGAGCTCGACGGACCCTTGTCGTTCTGGGGCGGTGTCGACGAGTCGGGGCGGATCGTCGATCGCCACCATCCGCAGTCCGGAGCGTCGGTACGCAGGCGCGTACTCGCCATGACGTCCGGGCGCGGGTCGAGCTCGAGCGCCAACGTGCTCGCCGAGCTGCTGCGCACGGGTAACGGTCCGGCAGGCATCGTGATGACCGAGCCCGACGCGATCGTGACGCTCGGCGCGATCGTCGCGTCGGAGCTCTACGAGATCGCAATGCCCATCGTCGTGCTTTCATCGCGGGAGTACGCCCGGCTATCCGACAACGCGCTCATCACCGTCGATGCGTCCGAGTCGACAGCGAGTCTGACCCAGCCGTCAGAATCATTCCGCTAA
- a CDS encoding class I SAM-dependent methyltransferase, producing the protein MSEHNDYVFDETNEHRRLRSQSTVFDPITSRLFTEAGLAAGMRVLDLGSGAGNVAMLASQFVGPRGSVVGIERDPESIRAARHWAEAAGRDNIEYVEGDVTTLGGVDGEFDAVVGRTILVHLADPKAVLRAAIGRLRAGGLLCMQEVDLTHVWAQPETPLWKQIRRWVVDTCSLVGVDYGYGRSLFSVLGSLGLSDVRLSIEASGGGGERSVAFAWAEAVAGILPAMERLGIASADEVGIGDLEQRLDAELDAQHGFSVSPLVFGAWTRLAE; encoded by the coding sequence ATGTCCGAGCACAACGACTACGTGTTCGACGAGACGAACGAGCATCGTCGCCTACGATCGCAGTCAACCGTGTTCGACCCGATCACCTCGCGGTTGTTCACCGAGGCCGGTCTTGCCGCAGGTATGCGGGTGCTCGATCTCGGAAGTGGAGCAGGCAACGTAGCGATGCTCGCGTCGCAGTTCGTCGGACCGCGCGGCAGCGTAGTCGGGATCGAGCGCGATCCTGAGTCGATCAGGGCGGCGCGTCACTGGGCTGAGGCTGCGGGCCGGGACAACATCGAGTACGTCGAGGGTGACGTGACGACGCTCGGCGGGGTCGACGGAGAGTTCGACGCCGTGGTGGGCCGCACGATTCTCGTTCACCTCGCCGATCCGAAAGCCGTTCTTCGTGCTGCGATCGGGCGGCTACGCGCCGGTGGCCTCCTGTGCATGCAGGAAGTCGATCTGACGCACGTCTGGGCACAGCCGGAGACACCACTGTGGAAGCAGATCCGCCGCTGGGTCGTCGATACGTGCTCCTTGGTCGGGGTCGACTATGGGTACGGACGGTCGTTGTTCTCCGTCCTGGGATCACTCGGCCTTTCCGACGTGCGCCTCTCGATCGAGGCGTCAGGCGGCGGCGGTGAACGCTCGGTCGCGTTCGCGTGGGCAGAGGCTGTCGCCGGGATCCTGCCGGCGATGGAGCGGTTGGGGATAGCGTCGGCCGACGAAGTCGGCATCGGCGATCTGGAGCAACGTCTCGACGCCGAGCTCGACGCACAGCACGGCTTTTCGGTGTCCCCGTTGGTATTCGGCGCGTGGACACGCTTAGCGGAATGA
- a CDS encoding VOC family protein: MSSNLVAFCFDANDPRRLAEFWSGMLGREVVDEANAVAVLPAGQANEFDICFLPTDVEKTTENYTHFDLTSATPEQQDETVAKALELGGRHIDVGQLPEEGHVVLADPEGNEFCVIEAGNNFLADTAFIGALSSDGTQAVGYFWSEALGWPLIWDQDEETGIQSLQGGSKITWGGPPVAPKHGKNRLHLDIAPAAGSDQQAEVDRLISLGARRVDIGQGDVSWVVMADPDGNEFCVLTPR, encoded by the coding sequence ATGTCCTCGAACCTCGTCGCGTTCTGTTTCGACGCCAACGACCCCCGCCGTCTTGCCGAGTTCTGGTCCGGCATGCTCGGCCGGGAAGTCGTCGATGAGGCGAACGCGGTTGCGGTTCTCCCGGCGGGGCAGGCCAACGAGTTCGATATCTGCTTCCTGCCGACCGACGTCGAGAAGACGACTGAGAACTACACCCACTTCGACCTGACGAGCGCTACACCCGAGCAGCAAGACGAGACGGTTGCCAAGGCCCTTGAACTCGGTGGCCGGCACATCGACGTCGGCCAGCTGCCCGAGGAAGGTCACGTCGTGCTCGCCGACCCCGAGGGCAACGAGTTCTGCGTCATCGAAGCGGGTAACAACTTCCTCGCTGACACTGCCTTCATCGGCGCACTTTCGAGCGACGGTACGCAAGCCGTCGGGTACTTCTGGAGCGAGGCGCTGGGCTGGCCGCTGATCTGGGACCAGGACGAGGAGACGGGGATCCAGTCGCTACAAGGAGGCTCGAAGATCACCTGGGGTGGCCCTCCGGTTGCGCCGAAGCACGGCAAGAACCGCCTCCACCTCGACATCGCACCAGCTGCCGGGAGTGACCAGCAGGCCGAGGTCGACAGGCTCATCTCGCTCGGCGCGCGCCGGGTCGACATCGGGCAAGGTGACGTCAGCTGGGTGGTCATGGCAGACCCCGACGGCAACGAGTTCTGTGTGCTGACGCCTCGATAG
- a CDS encoding FCD domain-containing protein — protein MTQLTDLHHQVLDALGASIVRGDHPAGTVWRLDELERTHQVSRTVVREAIRVLESMGVVESRRRVGIIVRSRESWRVFDPMIIRWRLSGDDRLQQLATLSQLRAAIEPAAAALAAMHATAGQCGALTAAVIGMSITGQEGDLDAYLDHDIMFHRVVLQASGNDMFAAIADTVAEVLAGRTHHDLMPTRPEVSAIRLHGDVAESIQLGKPDAAQAAMRAIVDESAEAMRLPVD, from the coding sequence ATGACGCAACTGACTGACCTCCACCACCAGGTACTTGACGCCCTCGGCGCCTCGATCGTCCGCGGGGACCACCCCGCGGGCACCGTTTGGCGACTCGACGAGCTCGAACGGACCCATCAGGTCTCACGGACGGTCGTCCGAGAGGCGATACGCGTACTCGAATCGATGGGCGTGGTCGAGAGCAGACGTCGCGTCGGGATCATTGTTCGCTCACGCGAGTCCTGGCGGGTGTTCGACCCGATGATCATCCGATGGCGCCTGTCAGGCGACGACCGACTACAACAGCTCGCCACGCTCAGCCAACTCCGCGCCGCGATCGAACCGGCAGCGGCCGCGCTCGCCGCGATGCACGCGACCGCCGGCCAATGCGGCGCCCTGACCGCGGCAGTGATCGGCATGTCGATCACCGGACAAGAGGGAGACCTCGACGCCTACCTCGACCACGACATAATGTTCCACCGCGTCGTCCTCCAGGCCTCCGGGAACGACATGTTCGCCGCCATCGCCGACACCGTCGCGGAGGTTCTCGCCGGAAGGACGCACCACGACCTCATGCCCACACGACCCGAAGTGAGCGCGATCCGACTCCACGGCGACGTCGCCGAATCGATCCAACTCGGCAAACCAGACGCCGCACAAGCCGCCATGCGCGCAATCGTCGACGAATCTGCAGAAGCCATGAGACTGCCTGTCGACTAG
- a CDS encoding class I SAM-dependent methyltransferase yields MTGREVSTEGPAHRRANDYDAFAAAYSAENDDSVANAYYERPAMLELAGDVAGRSVLDAGCGSGSLSAALRDRGATVAGIDVSARMLDLARERLGGDVELRVSDLDDRLPFDDASFDDVIASLVLHYLEDWTAALAETRRVLKPGGRLLVSVDHPIVAYTIEEQRPDYFATTSYEFEWEFGGQRVPMRFWRKSLQQMIEAFTSAGFRLVSITEPQPLPEARDLHLDGFTHFSTSPGFLFFALEAVRKPGSSECPSHDRGSTRRRGSA; encoded by the coding sequence GTGACTGGTCGAGAAGTGAGTACTGAGGGTCCGGCGCACCGACGTGCCAACGATTACGACGCCTTCGCTGCCGCCTACTCGGCAGAGAACGACGACAGCGTTGCCAACGCGTATTACGAGCGTCCAGCCATGTTGGAACTCGCCGGAGACGTGGCGGGCCGCAGCGTACTCGACGCGGGGTGCGGATCGGGCTCTCTGAGTGCCGCCCTGCGCGACCGTGGGGCGACCGTCGCGGGCATCGACGTCAGCGCCAGGATGCTAGATCTTGCTAGGGAGCGGCTCGGCGGTGACGTGGAACTCCGCGTGTCCGACCTAGACGACCGACTCCCGTTCGACGATGCCTCGTTCGACGACGTCATCGCCTCGCTCGTACTGCACTACCTCGAGGACTGGACGGCCGCGCTAGCCGAGACGCGACGCGTCCTCAAGCCCGGCGGGCGCCTACTCGTGTCCGTCGACCACCCCATCGTCGCGTACACCATCGAGGAGCAGCGCCCTGACTACTTCGCGACCACCAGCTACGAGTTCGAGTGGGAATTCGGCGGGCAGCGGGTCCCGATGCGATTCTGGCGCAAGTCGTTGCAACAGATGATCGAGGCCTTCACATCAGCCGGGTTCCGCCTCGTGAGCATCACCGAGCCGCAGCCCCTGCCCGAGGCGCGCGACCTACACCTGGATGGTTTTACCCACTTCTCGACCTCGCCGGGATTCCTCTTCTTCGCGCTCGAAGCGGTCAGAAAGCCCGGGTCGAGTGAGTGCCCGAGTCATGATCGCGGTTCCACTCGTAGGAGAGGCAGTGCGTAA